Proteins encoded in a region of the Methylosinus trichosporium OB3b genome:
- a CDS encoding DUF3617 domain-containing protein produces MDRFRDRLRRLALAVATFSLIGAGASAQTPDLPQRRPGLWRISTVSPEVGLATHDVCIEAGDSLIGATDATCEPPTIEPAQDQWIVTLSCPRAGGRDVTSLLFTGDFSSWYRAQAKTTFTRADGTAAPGSGFTIDAKYLGPDCPKDASPQDSR; encoded by the coding sequence ATGGACAGGTTTCGAGATCGGCTGCGCCGCCTCGCGCTCGCCGTCGCGACGTTCTCGCTTATCGGCGCCGGCGCGAGCGCGCAGACGCCCGACCTGCCGCAGCGCCGGCCGGGCCTCTGGCGCATTTCCACTGTATCGCCCGAGGTCGGCCTCGCGACTCATGACGTCTGCATCGAGGCCGGCGACAGCCTCATCGGCGCGACCGACGCGACATGCGAGCCGCCGACCATCGAGCCGGCGCAGGATCAATGGATCGTCACTCTGTCGTGCCCTCGTGCGGGCGGGCGCGATGTGACGAGCCTGTTGTTCACCGGCGATTTCTCGAGCTGGTATCGGGCCCAGGCCAAGACGACCTTCACCCGCGCCGATGGAACCGCGGCGCCAGGCTCGGGCTTCACCATCGACGCCAAATACCTCGGCCCCGATTGCCCGAAAGACGCGTCGCCACAGGACTCGCGATAA
- the rfbB gene encoding dTDP-glucose 4,6-dehydratase: MRVLVTGGAGFIGSAVCRRIIEATPHHLLVFDKLTYAGNLDSLAPVANDPRYSFRRADICDRGAVAAAMQEFQPDIVMHLAAESHVDRSIDGPAAFIHTNVVGTFTMLDAALEYWRGLDSERAAAFRFLHISTDEVFGALGATGLFREDTPYSPNSPYSASKAGSDHLARAWRETYGLPTIVTNCSNNYGPYHFPEKLIPLMILNALDGRPLPVYGRGENVRDWLYVDDHAAALLLVATRGAVGETYNIGGRSEMRNIDVVTTICDILDEIHPRAAGPYRQLISYVTDRPGHDLRYAIDCSKIERELGWRASETFETGIRKTVRWYLDNEDWWQAIRSGKYRGERLGQFTAPSERPSTMAVAAGE; this comes from the coding sequence ATGCGAGTGCTCGTCACCGGCGGCGCAGGGTTCATTGGATCGGCCGTTTGCCGGCGCATCATCGAGGCGACGCCTCATCATCTCCTCGTGTTCGACAAGCTCACTTATGCGGGCAATCTCGATTCGCTCGCGCCTGTCGCCAATGACCCGCGCTATTCCTTCCGCAGGGCCGACATCTGTGATCGCGGGGCGGTCGCTGCGGCGATGCAGGAGTTTCAGCCCGACATTGTGATGCATCTCGCCGCCGAGAGCCATGTCGATCGCTCGATCGACGGTCCCGCGGCCTTCATCCACACCAATGTCGTCGGCACTTTCACAATGCTCGACGCGGCGCTCGAATATTGGCGCGGGCTCGATTCCGAGCGCGCCGCCGCCTTCCGCTTCCTGCATATCTCGACCGACGAAGTGTTCGGCGCGCTCGGCGCCACCGGGCTGTTCCGCGAGGACACGCCCTATTCGCCGAACTCGCCCTATTCGGCGTCCAAGGCCGGCTCCGACCATCTGGCGCGCGCATGGCGCGAGACCTATGGCCTGCCGACCATCGTCACCAATTGCTCGAACAATTACGGACCCTATCACTTCCCCGAGAAGCTGATCCCCTTGATGATCCTCAATGCGCTCGACGGCCGGCCGCTGCCGGTCTACGGCCGCGGCGAGAATGTGCGCGATTGGCTCTACGTCGACGATCACGCCGCAGCGCTGCTGCTCGTCGCGACGCGCGGCGCCGTCGGCGAGACCTACAACATCGGCGGCCGCTCGGAGATGCGCAACATCGACGTCGTCACGACGATCTGCGATATTCTCGATGAAATCCACCCGCGCGCCGCCGGGCCTTATCGGCAGCTCATCAGCTATGTGACCGATCGCCCGGGCCATGATCTGCGTTATGCGATCGACTGCTCGAAGATCGAGCGCGAGCTCGGCTGGCGGGCCTCGGAGACTTTCGAGACCGGCATTCGCAAGACCGTCCGCTGGTATCTCGACAATGAGGACTGGTGGCAGGCGATCCGCTCCGGCAAATATCGCGGCGAGCGGCTCGGCCAGTTCACGGCGCCGAGCGAACGGCCGTCGACCATGGCCGTCGCGGCCGGAGAGTGA
- the rfbA gene encoding glucose-1-phosphate thymidylyltransferase RfbA has product MRGIILAGGSGTRLHPVTLATSKQLLPVYDKPMIYYPLSTLMLAGVREIMLITTPDDMPAFQRLLGTGEQWGVSLTYAVQPSPDGLAQAYIIGASFVEGQPSVLVLGDNIFYGHGLIHSLTEAKGDGKGATVFAYHVSDPERYGVVDFDAQGRALSLEEKPKAPKSNWAVTGLYFYDERAPRFAAELKPSPRGELEITDLNNVYLSLGDLNVQRLGRGFAWLDTGTPASLLEAAEYVRAIELRQGQRVACLEEIAFHQGWIDAEELRAAAQRLAKSLYGAYLLQVLNEHRQSAG; this is encoded by the coding sequence ATGCGCGGAATCATTCTCGCCGGCGGAAGCGGCACGCGTCTCCATCCGGTGACGCTCGCCACCTCCAAGCAATTGCTGCCGGTCTATGACAAGCCGATGATCTATTATCCGCTGAGCACATTGATGCTCGCGGGCGTGCGCGAGATCATGCTGATCACCACGCCGGACGACATGCCGGCGTTCCAGCGTCTGCTCGGCACGGGCGAGCAATGGGGCGTCTCGCTGACCTATGCCGTGCAGCCGAGCCCGGACGGGCTGGCGCAGGCCTATATCATCGGCGCGAGCTTCGTCGAGGGTCAGCCGTCGGTGCTCGTGCTCGGCGACAATATCTTCTACGGCCATGGCCTCATCCATTCGCTGACGGAGGCGAAGGGCGACGGCAAGGGCGCGACGGTGTTCGCTTATCATGTGAGCGATCCCGAGCGTTACGGCGTCGTCGATTTCGACGCGCAGGGCCGCGCCTTGTCGCTCGAGGAGAAGCCGAAGGCGCCCAAGTCCAATTGGGCGGTGACGGGCCTTTATTTCTACGACGAGCGCGCGCCGCGCTTTGCGGCGGAGCTGAAGCCCTCGCCGCGCGGCGAGCTGGAGATCACCGATCTCAACAATGTCTATCTCTCGCTCGGCGATCTGAATGTGCAGCGTCTCGGCCGCGGCTTCGCCTGGCTCGACACGGGCACGCCGGCCTCGTTGCTGGAGGCGGCCGAATATGTGCGCGCCATCGAGCTGCGCCAGGGCCAGCGCGTCGCCTGCCTCGAAGAGATCGCCTTCCATCAGGGCTGGATCGACGCGGAGGAGCTTCGCGCCGCGGCGCAGAGGCTCGCCAAGAGCCTCTATGGCGCCTATCTGCTGCAGGTGTTGAACGAGCATCGACAATCGGCAGGCTGA
- the rfbC gene encoding dTDP-4-dehydrorhamnose 3,5-epimerase has protein sequence MIVEDTALAGVKIVTPKKFGDERGFFSETHNQNKWDAHGLHYRFVQDNHSLSREVGVIRGLHFQTAPFAQDKLVRVVRGRILDVAVDIRRSSPTFGRHVAVELSAENWRQLLVPIGFAHAFCTLEPDTEVFYKVTNFYSGANDRGLAFDDPDLGIDWPVALERAVLSDKDRRWPRLRDLADAFD, from the coding sequence ATGATCGTCGAAGACACGGCGCTGGCGGGCGTCAAGATCGTCACGCCCAAGAAATTCGGGGATGAGCGCGGCTTCTTCTCCGAGACGCATAATCAGAACAAATGGGACGCGCACGGTCTGCATTATCGCTTCGTGCAGGACAATCATTCGCTCTCGCGCGAGGTCGGCGTGATCCGCGGCCTGCATTTCCAGACCGCGCCTTTCGCGCAGGACAAGCTGGTGCGCGTGGTGCGCGGACGCATTCTCGATGTCGCCGTCGACATTCGCCGCTCCTCGCCGACCTTCGGGCGCCATGTCGCCGTGGAGCTCTCCGCCGAGAATTGGCGACAGCTGCTGGTGCCGATCGGCTTCGCGCACGCCTTCTGCACCTTGGAGCCGGATACGGAAGTCTTCTACAAGGTGACGAATTTCTATTCCGGCGCCAATGATCGCGGGCTCGCCTTCGACGATCCCGATCTCGGCATAGACTGGCCGGTCGCGCTGGAGCGCGCCGTGCTGTCGGACAAGGACCGCCGCTGGCCGCGCCTGCGCGATCTCGCGGATGCGTTCGACTGA
- a CDS encoding SPOR domain-containing protein: MREATARGPSIDISEFERRLRGSEPKEQKPAGDPLAELARLLHGGAEAEPDPYGRMFAAEPGRRAEQPPAAPQAPVFAPGDLRGTLPPEPEAESYYHAEEPLAAHGEWGREEAQDYLDYGDDPDEMVEEEPQRPKGFFAGLRERLKPWHAVAGVATLGAVSVGLVFGHRSGVVAPQEIATIRAPEGPAKVQPHVVAEAAAPKPGATILDRSQSAPVRQVVSNQEQPIDPAAAMRVVRLGDGPVDAPHEPAGSPFGAEPKRVKTVSVRPDGTVIERDAPAPAIARPAPAARQALPGAAKPAQVPDAGAATPKSPVKPATTPHAAAPAKPKVEKPVAPQTAAVAEPAAPAPAPAAPGAAGGFAVQFGAAGSEAEARKMIQDVSAKFGAQLGGRRPGYQFAKVGDKSVYRVRAAGMSREAAVGVCQKVKASGGNCFVAGN, from the coding sequence ATGCGCGAGGCGACGGCCCGAGGGCCTTCCATCGACATCAGCGAGTTCGAACGGCGCCTGCGCGGCTCCGAGCCCAAGGAACAGAAGCCGGCCGGCGATCCGCTGGCCGAGCTGGCGCGGCTGCTGCACGGCGGGGCCGAGGCGGAGCCCGACCCTTATGGGCGCATGTTCGCCGCCGAGCCCGGCCGCCGCGCCGAGCAGCCGCCGGCCGCGCCGCAGGCTCCGGTGTTCGCGCCCGGCGATCTGCGCGGCACGCTCCCGCCGGAGCCCGAGGCCGAATCCTACTATCATGCCGAGGAGCCGCTGGCGGCCCATGGCGAGTGGGGACGGGAAGAGGCGCAGGATTATCTCGATTATGGCGATGATCCCGACGAGATGGTCGAGGAGGAGCCGCAGCGGCCGAAGGGCTTCTTCGCCGGATTGCGCGAACGGCTGAAGCCCTGGCATGCGGTCGCCGGCGTCGCGACGCTGGGCGCGGTCAGCGTCGGCCTCGTGTTCGGACATCGCAGCGGCGTCGTCGCGCCGCAGGAGATCGCCACCATTCGCGCGCCGGAGGGCCCCGCCAAGGTGCAGCCGCATGTGGTCGCCGAGGCCGCGGCGCCCAAGCCCGGCGCTACGATTCTCGATCGCAGCCAGAGCGCGCCGGTGCGGCAGGTCGTGTCCAATCAGGAACAGCCGATCGATCCGGCGGCGGCCATGCGGGTCGTGCGCCTCGGCGACGGCCCGGTCGACGCGCCGCATGAGCCGGCGGGCTCGCCCTTCGGGGCCGAGCCCAAGCGAGTGAAGACCGTCTCGGTGCGGCCGGACGGCACCGTCATCGAGCGCGACGCGCCGGCGCCGGCCATCGCCCGGCCCGCGCCCGCCGCCCGGCAAGCTCTCCCCGGCGCCGCCAAGCCGGCGCAGGTCCCCGACGCCGGCGCCGCAACGCCGAAAAGCCCGGTGAAGCCGGCGACGACGCCGCACGCCGCCGCGCCCGCCAAGCCGAAAGTGGAAAAGCCGGTCGCGCCGCAGACCGCAGCCGTGGCCGAGCCCGCAGCGCCGGCGCCCGCCCCAGCCGCACCGGGCGCCGCCGGCGGCTTCGCCGTGCAATTCGGCGCCGCGGGGTCCGAGGCGGAGGCGCGCAAGATGATCCAGGACGTCAGCGCCAAATTCGGCGCGCAGCTCGGCGGACGCCGGCCCGGCTACCAATTCGCCAAGGTGGGCGATAAATCCGTTTATCGGGTGCGGGCCGCCGGCATGAGCCGCGAGGCGGCGGTCGGCGTCTGCCAGAAGGTCAAGGCCTCGGGCGGCAATTGCTTCGTCGCCGGCAATTGA
- a CDS encoding PepSY-associated TM helix domain-containing protein, with amino-acid sequence MNEDGVTRQASIAAPRIASMRDGGAWRVEIGRKLWLSLHRYVGLVAGAVFVIIGLSGSILAFRAEIDEWLNQELKTVSLPAEGRGSYRPLDEIIARSKAAAPENGTAVFMHFPKSATGYFDVIYSATAAPGESGERHADRIYQVFVNPYDAAVIGQRLIVDPENRFSEPFTNIITHLHYTLLQGEIGETVVGFVGLFLFVSVASGVYLWWPRNGKWRQAFTIKRGASGERLVLDLHKATGVYVAVVVLVMAFSGVYIIFMPQVSALVGLFSSVSAHRIPDDMRSEPAAGRAPIGAEAAVAIVDRLFPTGQLMSLGLPHDPTGVYVVGKRADDEVGRSEPARRVAVDQFSGRILKIQDPHDYTAGERFLEWQYPLHTGEAFGDLGRAFICVFGLVPALLYTTGVARWLQKRRMRRANRIGATAAGP; translated from the coding sequence ATGAACGAAGACGGCGTCACACGGCAGGCCTCGATCGCCGCCCCTCGCATCGCTTCGATGCGAGACGGCGGCGCATGGAGGGTGGAGATCGGCCGCAAGCTCTGGCTCTCTCTCCATCGCTATGTGGGGCTGGTCGCGGGCGCCGTCTTCGTCATCATCGGGCTATCCGGGAGCATTCTCGCATTCCGCGCCGAGATCGACGAATGGCTGAACCAAGAATTGAAAACCGTGTCCCTCCCGGCGGAGGGACGCGGCTCCTACAGACCGCTCGACGAGATCATCGCGCGCAGCAAGGCCGCGGCGCCGGAGAACGGAACCGCGGTGTTCATGCATTTCCCCAAGAGCGCAACCGGCTATTTCGACGTCATCTATTCCGCGACAGCAGCGCCGGGCGAAAGCGGCGAGCGCCACGCCGACAGGATTTATCAAGTGTTCGTCAATCCCTATGACGCCGCGGTCATCGGACAGAGGCTGATCGTCGATCCGGAGAATCGCTTTTCGGAGCCGTTCACCAATATCATCACGCATCTTCATTACACCTTGCTGCAAGGCGAGATCGGCGAGACGGTGGTCGGCTTCGTCGGATTGTTCCTGTTCGTCTCGGTCGCGAGCGGCGTCTATCTCTGGTGGCCGCGCAATGGGAAATGGCGTCAGGCCTTCACCATCAAGCGCGGCGCCAGCGGGGAGCGCCTCGTCCTCGATCTCCACAAGGCGACCGGCGTCTATGTCGCCGTCGTCGTGCTGGTGATGGCGTTTTCAGGCGTCTACATTATCTTCATGCCGCAGGTGAGCGCGCTGGTCGGCCTGTTCTCATCGGTGTCCGCGCATAGGATCCCGGATGATATGAGGTCAGAGCCGGCGGCAGGTCGCGCGCCCATCGGCGCCGAGGCGGCGGTCGCGATCGTCGACCGCCTGTTTCCGACCGGTCAGCTGATGAGCCTCGGTCTTCCGCATGACCCCACCGGCGTCTATGTCGTCGGCAAGCGCGCCGACGACGAGGTCGGCCGCAGCGAGCCCGCCCGGCGCGTCGCCGTGGATCAATTCAGCGGGCGCATTTTGAAGATCCAGGATCCGCACGACTACACGGCCGGCGAGCGCTTCCTCGAATGGCAATATCCCTTGCATACGGGAGAAGCCTTCGGCGACCTCGGCCGCGCCTTCATCTGCGTCTTCGGTCTCGTTCCGGCGCTTCTCTATACGACCGGCGTCGCCCGCTGGCTGCAGAAGCGGCGCATGAGACGCGCGAATCGGATCGGCGCGACGGCCGCCGGTCCTTGA
- the rfbD gene encoding dTDP-4-dehydrorhamnose reductase, whose amino-acid sequence MAIRIAVTGAQGQVVTSLLERASSTAEIVALGRPKLDLMDRDSVLSALRDSRCDAIVGAAAYTAVDKSEQEPEIAMRVNGAGAGFVAEAAAELGVPLVHISTDYVFDGTAARPYREDDPTAPLGVYGASKLEGETRVLAACPGATILRTAWVYSPFGANFVRTMLRLGETREEVGVVADQLGNPTSALDIADATLAVVTRLAQDADPALRGVFHMTGSGEASWADVAEAIFARAAEHGRAPVRVRRITTADYPTPAKRPANSRLDNSKLARLHGVALPDWRASLAACVDRLLAAAPPRGA is encoded by the coding sequence ATGGCCATTCGCATCGCCGTCACCGGAGCGCAGGGCCAGGTCGTCACCTCTCTGCTGGAGCGCGCCTCCAGCACGGCGGAGATCGTGGCGCTCGGCCGTCCCAAGCTCGATCTCATGGACCGCGACAGCGTGCTCTCCGCGCTGCGCGACTCGCGCTGCGACGCCATCGTCGGCGCCGCGGCCTATACGGCGGTCGACAAATCCGAGCAGGAGCCGGAGATCGCCATGCGCGTCAATGGCGCGGGGGCGGGCTTCGTCGCCGAGGCGGCGGCCGAGCTCGGCGTGCCGCTCGTTCATATTTCCACCGATTATGTGTTCGACGGAACGGCGGCGCGTCCCTATCGCGAGGATGATCCGACCGCTCCGCTCGGCGTCTATGGCGCGTCGAAGCTAGAAGGCGAGACGCGCGTCCTCGCCGCCTGTCCGGGCGCGACGATCCTGCGCACCGCCTGGGTCTACAGCCCCTTCGGCGCCAATTTCGTGCGCACCATGCTGCGGCTCGGCGAGACGCGCGAGGAGGTCGGCGTCGTCGCCGATCAGCTCGGCAATCCGACCAGCGCGCTCGACATCGCCGACGCGACGCTCGCCGTCGTGACGCGGCTCGCGCAGGACGCCGATCCGGCGCTGCGCGGCGTGTTCCATATGACCGGCTCCGGCGAAGCGAGCTGGGCGGATGTCGCCGAGGCGATCTTCGCGCGCGCCGCCGAGCATGGCCGCGCGCCGGTGCGCGTGCGCCGCATCACCACGGCCGATTATCCGACGCCGGCGAAGCGTCCGGCGAATTCCCGTCTCGACAATAGCAAGCTGGCGCGGCTCCATGGCGTCGCGCTTCCCGATTGGCGCGCCTCGCTCGCCGCCTGCGTCGACCGTCTGCTGGCGGCGGCGCCTCCCCGAGGAGCCTGA
- the argS gene encoding arginine--tRNA ligase, with the protein MNIFSDFHAIIAAILERIKASGRLPETLDASRFVVEPPKDAAHGDLATNVAMVFAKEAKPHFPNPRQLAVEIAAALVNEPNVAEAEVAGPGFINIRLKPSVYADVLRSVLAEGDAYGRPHGRGALAGRINVEYVSANPTGPMHVGHGRGAVFGDALANLLAFAGADVTREYYINDAGAQVDVLARSAFLRYREALGETIEIPEGLYPGDYLKVAGEAIAKAHGRALLDKPEAEWLEPVKRAAIDAMMEMIRDDLAALDIRHEVFFSERTLHAKVNGVSQIDKEIDELRARGLVYDGRLPPPKGQLPDDWEDREQTLFRSTDFGDDIDRPLKKSDGANTYFAADIAYHKSKIDRGFTTLVDVWGADHGGYVKRMAAAVAALSAGKVELDVKLCQLVKLMRNGEPVKMSKRSGDFVTLREVVDEVGVDAVRFMMLYRKNDAPLEFDLAKVIEQSKDNPVFYVQYAHARAKSAVRQALAAFPDLDVSPAALASVPLELLTDEGEIALAKAIAHFPRLVEQAAAAHEPHRVAFYLHDLASVFHAHWNKGKDRPQLRFVNADDRNSTCARIALVASLTCVLASGSRLLGVSAPDEMR; encoded by the coding sequence ATGAACATTTTCTCCGACTTCCACGCGATCATCGCCGCCATTCTCGAACGCATCAAAGCTTCCGGCCGTCTGCCGGAGACGCTCGACGCCTCGCGCTTCGTCGTGGAGCCGCCCAAGGACGCCGCTCACGGCGATCTCGCGACCAATGTCGCCATGGTCTTCGCCAAGGAGGCCAAGCCGCACTTCCCCAATCCGCGCCAGCTCGCGGTCGAGATCGCCGCCGCGCTCGTGAACGAGCCGAATGTCGCGGAGGCCGAGGTCGCCGGACCGGGCTTCATCAATATCCGCCTGAAGCCCTCGGTCTATGCCGATGTGCTGCGCTCCGTGCTCGCCGAGGGCGACGCCTACGGCCGCCCGCACGGACGCGGCGCGCTCGCAGGTCGCATCAATGTCGAATATGTCTCGGCCAATCCGACCGGGCCGATGCATGTCGGCCACGGCCGCGGCGCCGTCTTCGGCGACGCGCTCGCCAATCTGCTGGCCTTCGCCGGCGCCGATGTGACGCGCGAATATTACATCAATGACGCCGGCGCGCAGGTCGACGTGCTCGCGCGCTCGGCTTTTCTGCGCTATCGCGAAGCGCTCGGCGAGACGATCGAGATACCCGAGGGTCTCTATCCCGGCGACTATCTGAAGGTCGCAGGCGAAGCCATCGCGAAAGCGCATGGCCGCGCTCTTCTCGACAAGCCCGAAGCCGAATGGCTGGAGCCGGTCAAGCGCGCCGCCATCGACGCGATGATGGAGATGATCCGCGACGATCTCGCCGCGCTCGACATTCGCCACGAGGTCTTCTTCTCCGAGCGCACGCTGCATGCGAAAGTCAACGGCGTCTCGCAGATCGACAAGGAGATCGACGAGCTGCGCGCGCGCGGCCTCGTCTATGACGGACGTTTGCCGCCGCCCAAGGGGCAATTGCCCGATGATTGGGAGGACCGCGAGCAGACCTTGTTCCGCTCCACCGATTTCGGCGACGACATCGACCGGCCGCTGAAGAAATCGGATGGCGCGAACACTTATTTCGCCGCCGATATCGCCTATCACAAATCCAAGATCGACCGCGGTTTCACGACGCTGGTCGACGTCTGGGGCGCCGATCACGGCGGCTATGTGAAGCGCATGGCCGCCGCCGTCGCCGCGCTCTCGGCCGGCAAGGTCGAGCTCGATGTGAAGCTGTGCCAGCTCGTCAAGCTGATGCGCAATGGCGAGCCGGTGAAAATGTCGAAGCGCTCCGGCGATTTCGTCACGCTGCGCGAGGTGGTCGACGAAGTGGGCGTCGACGCCGTGCGCTTCATGATGCTCTATCGCAAGAATGACGCGCCGCTGGAGTTCGATCTCGCCAAGGTGATCGAGCAGTCGAAGGACAATCCGGTCTTCTATGTCCAATACGCTCATGCGCGCGCTAAATCGGCCGTGCGTCAGGCGCTCGCCGCTTTCCCCGATCTCGACGTCTCCCCGGCGGCGCTGGCCAGCGTGCCGCTCGAGCTCTTGACCGACGAGGGCGAGATCGCTCTCGCCAAGGCGATCGCGCATTTTCCCCGCCTCGTCGAGCAGGCGGCGGCGGCGCATGAGCCGCATCGCGTCGCCTTTTATCTCCACGACCTCGCGAGCGTCTTCCACGCCCATTGGAACAAAGGCAAAGATCGGCCACAATTACGCTTTGTTAATGCAGATGATAGAAATTCGACCTGCGCGCGGATCGCATTGGTCGCTTCACTGACTTGCGTCCTGGCGTCGGGTTCGCGACTGCTCGGCGTGAGCGCTCCCGACGAGATGCGGTAG
- a CDS encoding PHB depolymerase family esterase, which translates to MKARRSPTAPVPDGAAYLTRSFACAAGSRDYKVYVPSRADGRKRPLIVMLHGCAQDPDDFAVGTGMNRLAEEHGFIVVYPRQTMKANQSACWNWFNLADQMRDAGEPSIIAGITRAVIAQFDIDAERVYVAGLSAGGAMAAVMGATYPDLYAATGIHSGLAYGVATDLISAYAAMRGDAGRATPARRNGHRKTATGGVRTIVFHGAADQKVHCSNAEMILAEARVGLRDPQETQHDGSAGGRAYTRTRDRGRERRSPHRMLVHRRLGTRLVRRRPRRFIHGSAGARRLTRNAAVLLDEPRRAAADELILREGPQSARCGISS; encoded by the coding sequence GTGAAAGCGCGTAGATCGCCGACGGCGCCTGTGCCGGATGGGGCGGCCTATCTCACGCGAAGCTTCGCCTGCGCGGCCGGCTCGCGGGACTATAAGGTCTATGTCCCGAGCCGCGCCGATGGCCGGAAGCGTCCCTTGATCGTCATGCTCCACGGCTGCGCTCAAGACCCCGACGACTTCGCGGTGGGAACAGGCATGAACCGCCTCGCGGAAGAACATGGCTTCATCGTCGTCTATCCGAGACAAACGATGAAGGCCAATCAATCGGCATGCTGGAACTGGTTCAATCTCGCGGATCAGATGCGCGATGCGGGGGAGCCGAGCATCATCGCCGGCATCACCCGCGCCGTGATCGCGCAGTTCGATATCGACGCCGAGCGGGTCTATGTGGCGGGCCTTTCGGCAGGCGGCGCGATGGCCGCGGTCATGGGCGCCACCTATCCCGATCTCTACGCCGCAACGGGCATTCATTCCGGTCTCGCCTATGGGGTCGCCACCGACTTGATTTCCGCATATGCCGCCATGCGCGGCGACGCGGGTCGAGCAACGCCGGCGCGAAGGAACGGTCATCGCAAAACGGCGACTGGCGGCGTTCGCACCATCGTCTTTCACGGCGCCGCCGACCAGAAGGTGCATTGTTCCAACGCCGAGATGATCCTTGCGGAAGCTCGCGTCGGTCTCCGCGACCCGCAGGAGACGCAGCATGACGGCTCTGCGGGAGGCCGCGCCTACACGCGCACCCGTGATCGCGGACGCGAGCGGCGTTCCCCACATCGAATGCTGGTCCATCGACGGCTTGGGACACGCCTGGTCCGGAGGCGACCCCGAAGGTTCATACACGGATCGGCAGGGGCCCGACGCCTCACGCGAAATGCTGCGGTTCTTCTCGACGAGCCCCGCCGCGCCGCCGCGGACGAGTTGATTTTGCGGGAAGGTCCGCAATCGGCGCGTTGCGGGATTTCGAGCTGA